In Procambarus clarkii isolate CNS0578487 chromosome 82, FALCON_Pclarkii_2.0, whole genome shotgun sequence, one genomic interval encodes:
- the LOC123747557 gene encoding protein rtoA-like, translating into MLESFIVSARCKPITAVAAAAAAKASDAAAASAATASAAKAAAAAATASAAAATDSAAAATASVAAAAADFGAFATASAPAAAAAAAATASAAAAPAATSLLVPVPWPATPHWGLALVREGRNVLMLITQGDSVCSGDGSNGDGSNGDGSNGDGSNGDGSNGDGSNGDGSNGDGSNGDGSNGDGSNGDGSNGDGSNGDGSNGDGSNGDGSNGDGNSEDGSNGDGSSGDGSNGDGNNGDGSNGDGSSGDGSNGDGSSGDGSNGDGSNGDGSNGDGSNGDGSSGDGSSGDGSNGDGSNGDSSNGDSSNGDSSNGDSSNGDSSNGDSSNGDGSNGDSSNGDGSNGDSSNGDSSNGDNSNGDSSNGDNSNGDSSNGDDSNGDTNSTPLTALYVAQPFSTPHLHYLLTSLIYKDKLLRITEYSE; encoded by the exons ATGTTAGAATCATTTATTGTGAGCGCTCGCTGTAAGCCGatcactgctgttgctgctgctgctgctgctaaggcttctgatgctgctgctgcttctgcggcTACGGCTTCTGCTGCtaaggctgctgctgctgctgctacggcttctgctgctgctgctacggattctgctgctgctgctacggcTTCTGTTGCCGCTGCTGCTGCAGATTTCGGTGCTTTTGCTACGgcttctgctcctgctgctgctgctgctgctgctgctacggcttctgctgctgctgctcctgctgctacg TCGCTGCTGGTCCCTGTGCCTTGGCCAGCGACGCCGCACTGGGGATTGGCACTCGTCAGAGAGGGCCGAAACGTTTTAATGCTAATAACACAAGGGGATTCTGTGTG CAGCGGTGATGGCAGCAACGGTGATGGCAGCAACGGTGATGGCAGCAACGGTGATGGCAGCAACGGTGATGGCAGCAACGGAGATGGCAGCAACGGAGATGGCAGCAACGGTGATGGCAGCAACGGTGATGGCAGCAACGGTGATGGCAGCAACGGTGATGGCAGCAACGGTGATGGCAGCAACGGTGATGGCAGCAACGGTGATGGCAGCAACGGAGATGGCAGCAACGGTGATGGCAACAGCGAAGATGGCAGCAACGGAGATGGCAGCAGCGGTGATGGCAGCAACGGTGATGGCAACAACGGTGATGGCAGCAACGGTGATGGCAGCAGCGGTGACGGCAGTAACGGTGATGGCAGCAGCGGTGATGGCAGCAACGGTGATGGCAGCAACGGTGATGGCAGTAACGGTGATGGCAGTAACGGTGATGGCAGCAGCGGTGATGGCAGCAGCGGTGATGGCAGCAACGGTGATGGCAGCAACGGAGATAGCAGCAACGGAGATAGCAGCAACGGCGATAGCAGCAACGGTGATAGCAGCAACGGAGATAGCAGCAACGGAGATAGCAGCAACGGAGATGGCAGCAACGGAGATAGCAGCAACGGAGATGGCAGCAACGGTGATAGCAGCAACGGTGATAGCAGCAACGGAGATAACAGCAACGGTGATAGCAGCAACGGAGATAACAGCAACGGTGATAGCAGCAACGGTGATGACAGCAACGGTGACACCAACAGTACACCACTCACGGCATTATATGTGGCTCAACCTTTCAGCACTCCACATCTTCACTACCTCTTGACTTCTTTAATCTACAAGGATAAACTCCTGAGAATAACAGAGTATAGCGAGTAA
- the LOC123747558 gene encoding uncharacterized protein: MASERRFPARKPIETEGLCDSKSPSLISKSSGTPYNSVTGSSGTPYNSVTGSSGTPYNSVIGSSGTPYNSVTGSSGTPYNSVTGSSGTPYNSVIVLLVVLVPPYNSVTGSSGTPYNSVPGSSGTPYNSVTGSSGTPYNSVTGSSGTPYNSVPGSSGTPYNSVPGSSGTPYNSVTGSSGTPYNRVTGSSGTPYNSVTGSSGTPYNSVTGSSGTPYNSVTGSSGTPYNSVTGSSGTPYNSVTGSSGTSYNSVTGSSGTSYNSVTGSSGTPYNSVPGSSGTPYNSVTGSSGTPYNSVTGSSGTPYNSVTGSSGTPYNSVTGSSGTPYNSVTGSSGTPYNSVTGSSGTPYNSVTRSSGTPYNSVTGSSGTPYNSVPGSSGTPYNSVTGSSGTPYNSVTGSSGTPYNSVTGSSGTPYNSVTGSSGTPYNSVTGSSGTPYNSVTGSSGTPYNSVTGSSGTPYNSVTGSSGTPYNSVTSSSGTPYNSVTVLLVVLVPPYNSVTGSSGTPYNSVTGSSGTSYNSVTGSSGTPYNSVTGSSGTPYNSVTGSSGTPYNSVTGSSGTPYNSVTGSSGTPYNSVTGSSGTPYNSVTGSSGTPYNSVTGSSGTPYNSVTGSSGTPYNSVTGSSGTPYNSVIGSSGTPYNSVIGSSGTPYNSVIDPKDISRLRYVSSVRSCFGLVSGTTTPKIAAAALPEVVDLKEKLFDS, translated from the exons ATGGCCTCAGAGCGAAGATTTCCAGCTCGTAAGCCAATAGAGACGGAGGGTTTGTGCGATAGCAAATCTCCCTCGCTCATATCCAAAAG TTCTGGTACCCCCTACAACAGTGTTACTGGCAGTTCTGGTACCCCCTATAACAGTGTTACTGGCAGTTCTGGTACCCCCTACAACAGTGTTATTGGTAGTTCTGGTACCCCCTACAACAGTGTTACTGGCAGTTCTGGTACCCCCTATAACAGTGTTACTGGTAGTTCTGGTACCCCCTATAACAGTGTTATTG TGTTACTGGTAGTTCTGGTACCCCCCTATAACAGTGTTACTGGTAGTTCTGGTACCCCCTACAACAGTGTTCCTGGCAGTTCTGGTACCCCCTACAACAGTGTTACTGGTAGTTCTGGTACCCCCTACAACAGTGTTACTGGTAGTTCTGGTACCCCCTACAACAGTGTTCCTGGCAGTTCTGGTACCCCCTACAACAGTGTTCCTGGCAGTTCTGGTACCCCCTACAACAGTGTTACTGGTAGTTCTGGTACCCCCTACAACAGAGTTACTGGCAGTTCTGGTACCCCCTACAACAGTGTTACTGGTAGTTCTGGTACCCCCTACAACAGTGTTACTGGTAGTTCTGGTACCCCCTACAACAGTGTTACTGGCAGTTCTGGTACCCCCTACAACAGTGTTACTGGTAGTTCTGGTACCCCCTACAACAGTGTTACTGGCAGTTCTGGTACCTCCTACAACAGTGTTACTGGCAGTTCTGGTACCTCCTACAACAGTGTTACTGGCAGTTCTGGTACCCCCTACAACAGTGTTCCTGGTAGTTCTGGTACCCCCTACAACAGTGTTACTGGTAGTTCTGGTACCCCCTATAACAGTGTTACTGGTAGTTCTGGTACCCCCTATAACAGTGTTACTGGTAGTTCTGGTACCCCCTACAACAGTGTTACTGGTAGTTCTGGTACCCCCTACAACAGTGTTACTGGTAGTTCTGGTACCCCCTACAACAGTGTTACTGGTAGTTCTGGTACCCCCTACAACAGTGTTACTCGCAGTTCTGGTACCCCCTACAACAGTGTTACTGGCAGTTCTGGTACCCCCTACAACAGTGTTCCTGGTAGTTCTGGTACCCCCTACAACAGTGTTACTGGTAGTTCTGGTACCCCCTATAACAGTGTTACTGGTAGTTCTGGTACCCCCTATAACAGTGTTACTGGTAGTTCTGGTACCCCCTACAACAGTGTTACTGGTAGTTCTGGTACCCCCTACAACAGTGTTACTGGCAGTTCTGGTACCCCCTATAACAGTGTTACTGGCAGTTCTGGTACCCCCTACAACAGTGTTACTGGCAGTTCTGGTACCCCCTACAACAGTGTTACTGGTAGTTCTGGTACCCCCTATAACAGTGTTACTAGCAGTTCTGGTACCCCCTACAACAGTGTTACCG TGTTACTGGTAGTTCTGGTACCCCCCTACAACAGTGTTACTGGCAGTTCTGGTACCCCCTACAACAGTGTTACTGGTAGTTCTGGTACCTCCTACAACAGTGTTACTGGCAGTTCTGGTACCCCCTACAACAGTGTTACTGGTAGTTCTGGTACCCCCTACAACAGTGTTACTGGTAGTTCTGGTACCCCCTACAACAGTGTTACTGGTAGTTCTGGTACCCCCTACAACAGTGTTACTGGCAGTTCTGGTACCCCCTACAACAGTGTTACTGGTAGTTCTGGTACCCCCTACAACAGTGTTACTGGCAGTTCTGGTACCCCCTACAACAGTGTTACTGGTAGTTCTGGTACCCCCTACAACAGTGTTACTGGTAGTTCTGGTACCCCCTACAACAGTGTTACTGGTAGTTCTGGTACCCCCTACAACAGTGTTATTGGTAGTTCTGGTACCCCCTACAACAGTGTTATTGGTAGTTCTGGTACCCCCTACAACAGTGTTATTG